The genomic interval AGTTGTGCATACGGCGCTGTCGCGTCGCCACAGACAAGGTCGGCATCCAGGATCACAAGGTCGAGCCGTTCCCTGTGGGCGATAGCGCTGATTGCCTGCAGATTCGATGCCTCGGCTACGCGCGTGCGTTTGTTCTCCACGGCGGCGCGTACGAGCGCCCGCAGGTGCCACACTTCGGTGACGACGGCGATGGTTTTTTGCTTGCCCTTCGTCTCAACAGGAACGTGGGGCTGCGGTGTAACGGAGTCAGTCATACGGAGGTCTCTCTATGCGGAACACTATGGGCTTGTTGCTTTTGCAGATTGCGCAGAATTGAGTTGGGTGGCCTAACGTCGGTTTGCACCGAGTCTCTTCCAGTTAACTACCTATTGTGCTTCGACAGGCTCAGCACGAACGGAATGGCATCAAGCGCGCCGTTGTGCTTCGACGGGCTCAGCACGAACGGGATAGATTCAGGCGCATCGTTGTGCTTCTTGCAGCGGCCAGGGCCACTCACTCCTGCGCGGTATGTTTCCTCGTGCTGTCTTGCACTTCCCACCGACTTCCAATATTGTAACCTAGTTGTGTTACTGCAACGGATTGTCGGCCAAGGGTAGGACGCTGTTTCCAATCAACTTGATAGCGCCAATTCGTGTGTCAATGTGTAAACTCTACGGAGACAGGCGATTGGACATGTGAGACCTTGTTGGTGAAAGAGCAAGGTGTGTGATCGTTAGCCATGCAAGCGGAATTAGTAGTTTTGGGTTTAGATTGGTCACGTGCAAGACACGTGGTCGCATCCAGCCCTAAGTCAGCAGTTCAACCTGTCATGCTGAGGAGCCCTTCGGCAGGCTCAGGATAAACTCCGCGACG from Chloroflexota bacterium carries:
- a CDS encoding response regulator — encoded protein: MTDSVTPQPHVPVETKGKQKTIAVVTEVWHLRALVRAAVENKRTRVAEASNLQAISAIAHRERLDLVILDADLVCGDATAPYAQLKRDPALADVPLILLTDRTTPDDGSSTSVSHPDRTLHKHFSPFELLNLVYTLTGY